From one Alicyclobacillus acidocaldarius subsp. acidocaldarius Tc-4-1 genomic stretch:
- a CDS encoding BRO-N domain-containing protein has protein sequence MQPVDKSGNQTMEWMFKGHRIRVVMINDEPWWVAADVLVILELDRKALERIDEDEKGVSSIHTPGGQQNMTIINEAGLYSLILGSRKPEAKAFKRWVTHEVLPSIRKTGKYETPERREQCEVADKQLKVMELNVRTEQAKLLIDAAHRLQDRLSDLMIERLLIVSANLMAGYDAIGIPTDGPSLADLMNSGQHGRTRFPDIKPYWKPF, from the coding sequence ATGCAACCTGTGGACAAGAGCGGAAACCAAACGATGGAATGGATGTTCAAAGGCCATCGAATCCGAGTCGTCATGATTAACGATGAACCGTGGTGGGTGGCTGCTGACGTGCTTGTGATTCTTGAGTTGGATCGTAAAGCCTTGGAGCGGATCGACGAGGATGAAAAGGGTGTGAGTTCAATTCACACCCCCGGCGGTCAACAGAACATGACCATCATCAACGAAGCCGGTTTGTATTCACTGATCTTGGGCAGCCGCAAGCCTGAGGCGAAGGCCTTTAAGCGCTGGGTCACCCACGAAGTCTTGCCCTCCATCCGCAAGACCGGCAAGTACGAGACGCCTGAACGTCGCGAGCAGTGCGAGGTAGCGGATAAACAACTGAAAGTCATGGAGCTTAACGTGAGGACAGAGCAGGCGAAGCTTCTGATCGATGCCGCTCACCGTCTGCAGGATCGCCTGTCTGACCTGATGATTGAGCGCCTGCTCATCGTCAGCGCGAATCTCATGGCGGGGTATGACGCTATTGGGATTCCGACCGATGGTCCGAGTTTGGCGGATTTGATGAACAGCGGCCAACACGGCAGGACGCGGTTCCCTGACATCAAACCATACTGGAAGCCGTTTTAA
- a CDS encoding PD-(D/E)XK nuclease family protein produces MVELLTHSRIAMRQQCPQKEHYHYVERLRPREVSWALSIGSAWHRGLELWQRGEVDEDGAVRTGLETLDWIRPESEEERYKLQLERIRTECMIRFAVRHFKPRRLVAVEREFEIPILNPATGHKSRKYALGGKIDGICEDEHGNLWILENKTTASIEQFKQSYGMSQQLTLYVYAASRVFDRPIAGAIVRAVQKSRMEPKRRNGEVVETWEDFRDRLLAEYESNPDKYLSEDEVIRAPEQIKQFESELWMECLERNWQARSGVIRHNTSNCHQYGGCPFLPLCLGVEGARESMFFVSSTTHDELTETA; encoded by the coding sequence ATGGTGGAACTACTGACACACAGCCGCATCGCGATGCGGCAGCAGTGCCCGCAGAAAGAACACTACCACTATGTGGAACGTCTTCGCCCGCGCGAGGTCTCCTGGGCGCTCTCAATTGGAAGCGCGTGGCATCGGGGGTTGGAGTTGTGGCAGCGGGGCGAGGTTGACGAGGACGGTGCGGTGAGGACGGGCTTGGAGACGCTGGACTGGATCCGGCCAGAGAGTGAAGAGGAGCGGTACAAACTCCAGCTTGAGCGCATCCGCACCGAATGCATGATTCGGTTCGCAGTTCGACATTTCAAGCCGCGACGGTTGGTAGCGGTTGAGAGAGAGTTTGAAATTCCAATCTTGAATCCCGCCACCGGGCACAAGTCGAGAAAGTACGCGCTGGGCGGAAAGATCGATGGGATTTGCGAAGATGAACATGGAAACCTGTGGATTCTTGAGAACAAGACCACGGCCTCCATCGAACAGTTCAAACAGAGTTACGGTATGTCCCAACAATTAACATTATATGTATATGCTGCGTCGCGGGTCTTCGACAGGCCGATTGCAGGTGCAATCGTGAGAGCTGTGCAGAAGAGCCGCATGGAACCCAAACGGCGCAATGGAGAGGTGGTGGAAACCTGGGAGGACTTCCGGGACCGGCTCCTGGCGGAGTACGAGTCGAACCCCGACAAGTACTTGTCAGAAGACGAGGTGATCCGAGCCCCAGAACAGATCAAACAGTTTGAAAGCGAACTTTGGATGGAGTGCTTGGAACGCAATTGGCAAGCGCGTTCGGGTGTGATTCGTCACAATACCAGTAATTGCCATCAATATGGTGGTTGTCCATTCCTTCCACTCTGCCTAGGTGTGGAAGGTGCACGAGAGTCGATGTTCTTCGTCAGTTCGACAACGCATGACGAACTCACTGAGACAGCGTAA
- a CDS encoding ribbon-helix-helix domain-containing protein: MPTDKPRIMITLPEKLFQEIEDFRFDYRYQSRSDAVLALIRTGLRFKAFVRDISESDFEHADYQQVSVESDPNVVNDMLRRGWVLLSVGFLHNANGEDAPRFVLGFPKSKTE; encoded by the coding sequence GTGCCAACCGATAAACCGAGAATCATGATCACACTGCCCGAGAAACTTTTTCAGGAAATTGAAGATTTCCGATTTGATTACCGCTATCAATCGCGGTCAGATGCTGTTTTGGCTTTGATTCGCACTGGGTTACGCTTCAAAGCTTTCGTTCGAGACATTTCGGAATCAGATTTCGAGCACGCAGACTACCAACAGGTTTCCGTGGAATCTGATCCGAATGTCGTCAATGATATGCTTCGGCGTGGATGGGTGCTGCTCTCGGTTGGGTTCTTGCACAATGCAAACGGCGAAGACGCGCCACGTTTCGTTCTAGGCTTTCCTAAGTCGAAGACTGAATAA
- a CDS encoding helix-turn-helix transcriptional regulator — translation MRERLRQARIERGMTQAEAARCLGMTERGYRHLEYGTRNPSHETVQRVNEVFGLSYEDLMYNVPTKNRRRRGDAIA, via the coding sequence ATGCGAGAGCGGCTTCGGCAAGCTCGCATAGAACGCGGAATGACGCAGGCCGAAGCGGCCCGCTGCCTTGGAATGACGGAACGAGGATACCGTCATCTTGAGTACGGCACTCGAAATCCAAGTCACGAAACTGTACAGCGCGTCAACGAAGTGTTTGGTCTGAGCTATGAAGACTTGATGTACAACGTGCCCACAAAGAACAGAAGGCGCAGAGGTGATGCTATCGCATGA
- a CDS encoding helix-turn-helix domain-containing protein: MLLGERLRFLRKERNLRRDDVAAAIGVTPRLITFYETGDKTPSLEAAMKLADFFNVSLDYLVGRTDDPTPPTRSSSSSERDP, encoded by the coding sequence GTGTTATTGGGAGAACGACTGCGTTTTTTACGGAAAGAGCGCAATCTTCGTCGAGATGATGTCGCGGCAGCGATTGGAGTTACGCCGCGTCTCATCACGTTTTACGAAACTGGCGACAAGACTCCATCTCTTGAGGCGGCAATGAAACTTGCCGACTTCTTCAACGTCAGCCTGGACTACCTCGTGGGTCGCACCGACGACCCCACACCACCGACGCGCAGCTCGTCGTCATCGGAGCGGGATCCGTAG
- a CDS encoding helix-turn-helix transcriptional regulator has protein sequence MELKKVLQEARRKKGLTQKQVADLLHVTVRSYQRYESGKRRLTLDMAVKLSDILGVDVRDLAQRQSRSA, from the coding sequence ATGGAACTCAAAAAAGTCCTGCAAGAGGCCCGGCGGAAGAAGGGCCTGACGCAAAAGCAAGTTGCTGATTTGCTGCATGTGACAGTCCGCTCGTATCAACGGTACGAAAGCGGCAAGCGCCGCCTCACCTTGGACATGGCGGTGAAGCTGTCCGACATTCTCGGCGTTGACGTTCGAGACCTGGCTCAGCGACAGTCGAGGAGCGCGTGA
- a CDS encoding helix-turn-helix domain-containing protein: MLEIRKARNLKQTDIANALGISVRTWQRYESNEREPTLSLLVQLADYLGVSLDFLAGRTDDPTPPPRTSSSSRDP, from the coding sequence ATGTTGGAGATTCGCAAGGCAAGGAACTTGAAGCAAACTGACATTGCGAACGCGCTTGGCATATCCGTGCGTACGTGGCAGCGATATGAGTCCAACGAGCGGGAACCTACGCTGTCATTGCTTGTCCAGCTTGCAGACTATCTGGGTGTCTCGTTGGATTTCTTGGCAGGTCGCACCGACGACCCCACACCTCCACCCCGCACGTCCTCATCCTCGCGGGATCCGTAG
- a CDS encoding helix-turn-helix domain-containing protein produces MTADSMWLGQALRVLRLRAGVTQEYVAYCARTTQAQIARVELGTRQPTLCVLRGYARATNPDAVMRLCASVILGEEYDAMSA; encoded by the coding sequence ATGACAGCGGACTCGATGTGGCTTGGACAAGCTCTCCGTGTGCTGCGTCTTCGCGCCGGCGTGACGCAGGAGTACGTCGCTTACTGCGCAAGGACGACACAGGCGCAGATCGCACGGGTGGAGCTCGGGACGCGCCAGCCGACGCTGTGTGTGTTGCGGGGCTACGCGCGGGCAACGAATCCGGATGCGGTCATGAGGCTCTGCGCATCGGTGATCCTCGGGGAAGAGTACGACGCGATGAGCGCGTAG
- a CDS encoding helix-turn-helix transcriptional regulator, whose amino-acid sequence MGLGSRLAERRRQMNMTQRELAMKVGISRPHLANIEAGRKISGLRIAKKLAKELNTTIDDLFGDDVPKDDKK is encoded by the coding sequence GTGGGATTGGGCTCTCGCCTTGCTGAGAGAAGAAGGCAGATGAACATGACACAACGTGAACTCGCCATGAAAGTTGGAATTTCTCGGCCTCATTTGGCCAACATCGAGGCGGGACGCAAGATTTCTGGTCTCAGAATTGCAAAGAAACTTGCCAAGGAACTCAACACAACTATCGACGATCTCTTTGGAGATGATGTTCCGAAAGATGACAAGAAATGA
- a CDS encoding helix-turn-helix domain-containing protein, with protein sequence MHLSNFAQRLKWLRERRGWTQEELAQALGVSRATIAGYESESKGRIPREEILIKIATIFDCTIDFLLGRTEAPHLFASKDEFPLDSEETQLITTIQKLSSEQRKQVQRFADYLLSIQESDDQHSRTDSETKSQSLNITELAAHMENEYGVIDPNFAIGIRKVIEEVLKEYDITKKSNR encoded by the coding sequence GTGCATCTGAGCAACTTTGCCCAGCGACTTAAATGGCTGCGTGAAAGGCGTGGATGGACGCAGGAAGAACTGGCACAAGCTCTTGGGGTCTCTCGTGCGACAATTGCTGGGTATGAATCGGAGAGCAAAGGACGCATACCCCGGGAGGAAATATTGATCAAGATTGCAACCATATTCGACTGCACAATCGATTTTCTGCTCGGGCGCACTGAAGCCCCACATCTCTTTGCTTCAAAGGACGAGTTTCCACTAGACAGTGAAGAAACGCAATTGATAACCACTATACAAAAACTTTCTTCCGAACAGCGTAAACAAGTTCAACGATTTGCAGATTACTTGTTGTCAATTCAAGAAAGTGACGATCAGCATTCACGTACTGACAGTGAGACTAAGTCGCAGTCGCTGAACATCACTGAACTTGCGGCTCATATGGAAAATGAATATGGTGTGATCGACCCCAATTTTGCCATTGGAATCCGCAAAGTGATCGAAGAAGTGCTCAAGGAGTATGATATAACCAAAAAGAGCAACAGGTGA
- a CDS encoding ImmA/IrrE family metallo-endopeptidase, translating to MNELFDILNREGIFISYKRLEHLANGNLLGFYFYDAEREQPFIVLEKKIERSAILHRCVLAEEIGHYFTVPKSKFILPYTSYRDRLFLSIDERKALTWAAKFLISLRDLNAALRAGCETLDDFADYLNVTHEIAKIRLQLGDARECLSSWIRSRSDLS from the coding sequence ATGAATGAATTGTTTGACATCCTTAATAGAGAGGGCATATTTATCTCCTACAAAAGATTAGAACATTTGGCAAACGGAAATTTGCTAGGATTCTATTTCTATGATGCCGAAAGAGAACAGCCATTTATTGTTCTCGAAAAGAAAATAGAACGTTCAGCAATCCTACATCGATGCGTATTAGCAGAAGAGATTGGACACTACTTCACTGTACCGAAGAGTAAGTTCATTCTTCCCTATACTTCGTACAGAGATAGACTATTTCTCAGTATTGATGAAAGAAAAGCCTTGACATGGGCCGCTAAGTTTCTTATTAGTTTGAGGGATTTGAACGCAGCCCTACGTGCAGGGTGCGAAACCCTGGATGATTTTGCGGATTACTTGAATGTCACTCATGAAATCGCAAAAATCCGTTTACAACTAGGTGACGCCCGTGAATGCCTTTCCAGTTGGATTAGATCACGTAGCGATTTATCTTAG
- a CDS encoding recombinase family protein, producing the protein MTPVNAFPVGLDHVAIYLRKSRADLEAEARGEGETLTKHRRALLELAKQYQYSIDHIYEEIVSGELIVDRPEVQRLLHAVREGKYSAVLVMDIDRLGRGNQIDQGIIQQAFKQSGTLIITPRKVYNLEDEIDEEFSEFEQFMARRELKIITRRMQRGRKLSAKEGKSITPYVPFGYKRDENLKLYPDPETAPIVRQIFEWSAEGLGIIKIAKKLNEMGVPAPRSSGWQRTTVQHILKNEVYLGRIVWDKKRDVKTPQGKYRSIKRPREEWIVHENAHEPIISQELWDRVVQVRKMNDHRTKDNYDLKNPFAGILKCKQCGRVMKRQPRPNRKGDTFQCYTVGCPTREVLISKLEDRVLKSIEEFVQSYAAQSSVKKRADNRQKRLETLQRHKRSIQSKISKLETQKNRLFDFLEQGVYDIQTFLERSKLVGEQLDQAREELRTCEQAIERETVQQQHEEELIPAISEAIEMYRSASNAEIKNMALKSVIKEIHYYRPRSWPRSKEFEIDIYFRI; encoded by the coding sequence GTGACGCCCGTGAATGCCTTTCCAGTTGGATTAGATCACGTAGCGATTTATCTTAGGAAATCTCGTGCAGATTTAGAAGCTGAGGCTCGTGGCGAAGGAGAAACTTTGACTAAACATCGTCGAGCCCTTCTTGAACTAGCCAAACAGTATCAATATAGCATTGACCACATTTATGAAGAAATTGTCTCTGGAGAACTTATTGTCGATCGGCCGGAAGTACAGAGACTGCTACATGCTGTACGAGAGGGAAAGTACAGCGCTGTATTAGTTATGGATATTGATCGACTTGGACGTGGAAACCAGATTGACCAAGGCATTATTCAACAAGCCTTCAAGCAATCCGGAACACTCATTATAACTCCTAGAAAAGTTTACAATCTCGAAGATGAGATAGACGAGGAATTCTCCGAGTTTGAGCAGTTCATGGCCCGCCGTGAACTCAAAATCATTACTCGTCGTATGCAACGCGGAAGAAAGCTTTCGGCAAAAGAAGGGAAGTCGATTACCCCTTATGTTCCTTTTGGTTACAAGAGGGATGAAAACCTCAAATTATATCCAGACCCCGAAACTGCACCGATCGTCCGTCAAATTTTTGAGTGGAGTGCCGAAGGATTAGGCATCATCAAAATTGCAAAGAAACTGAACGAGATGGGGGTTCCAGCTCCACGCTCGAGTGGTTGGCAGAGAACTACCGTTCAGCATATTTTGAAGAACGAAGTCTATCTTGGACGGATTGTTTGGGATAAGAAGAGGGATGTAAAAACACCTCAGGGGAAATACCGTTCTATCAAACGTCCGCGTGAGGAATGGATTGTTCACGAGAATGCTCACGAGCCTATTATCTCTCAAGAATTGTGGGATAGAGTTGTGCAAGTCCGTAAGATGAATGATCATCGAACAAAGGATAACTATGACTTGAAAAACCCCTTTGCAGGGATTTTGAAGTGCAAACAATGTGGACGAGTTATGAAGAGGCAACCTCGCCCAAATCGTAAGGGCGATACTTTTCAGTGCTATACGGTTGGTTGTCCGACGCGAGAGGTCCTCATTTCCAAACTTGAAGATCGCGTTTTGAAATCAATTGAAGAGTTTGTTCAGTCATATGCTGCTCAATCTAGCGTTAAGAAACGTGCTGACAATCGACAAAAGCGACTGGAGACTCTACAGAGACATAAAAGATCAATTCAATCAAAAATCAGCAAACTTGAGACGCAAAAGAACAGACTGTTTGATTTCCTTGAGCAAGGTGTTTACGACATCCAAACTTTTCTTGAAAGAAGTAAATTGGTGGGTGAACAGCTCGATCAAGCAAGAGAGGAACTCAGAACTTGTGAGCAAGCTATTGAACGTGAAACGGTTCAACAACAGCATGAGGAAGAATTGATTCCAGCGATCAGCGAGGCTATCGAGATGTATAGGTCCGCTTCCAATGCAGAAATTAAAAATATGGCGTTGAAATCAGTTATAAAGGAAATACATTATTACAGACCTCGTTCGTGGCCAAGATCCAAGGAATTTGAAATAGATATATATTTCCGCATCTGA
- a CDS encoding LysM peptidoglycan-binding domain-containing protein, producing MQIHRVLPGETLDDVASTYGVSLRDLLRYNELASKDVIVPGIALLIPKGPPLRVIRHAVRAGDTLDRLAHRYGVEPAAIANWNPGLPKDGPWPIGVTVNIPGTRPQRRTIEVNAYLMPAGNENDAALLQDVSELTYVCAFSYRVQATGDLDAPNDKPMLEAAAKFRIAPLATLTNFNGNRFNPDLAHAILHSPALIKRVIDQAVRVCEEKGYRGVNVDFEHMHPGDRAAYTSFIRALGNALRPRGWSLSVALGPKSSDEPDAPWMGAFDYAALGDEVDFVMLMTYEWGWVGGPPMPVAPADRVESVLEYATGAIDPKKILMGMSLYGLSRR from the coding sequence ATGCAAATTCACCGCGTTCTACCGGGTGAGACGCTCGACGACGTCGCTTCGACGTACGGGGTGTCCCTCCGGGACCTGCTGCGATACAACGAGCTCGCGTCGAAGGACGTGATCGTACCGGGCATCGCGCTCCTGATTCCCAAAGGCCCGCCACTTCGGGTTATCCGCCACGCTGTGAGAGCGGGTGATACGCTGGACCGCCTGGCACACCGGTATGGCGTTGAGCCCGCAGCCATCGCCAATTGGAACCCGGGACTCCCGAAGGATGGACCATGGCCTATTGGCGTTACGGTAAACATCCCCGGCACGCGGCCCCAAAGGCGCACCATCGAGGTGAACGCATATCTGATGCCGGCCGGGAACGAGAACGACGCCGCCCTCTTGCAGGATGTGTCCGAACTCACCTATGTCTGCGCATTCAGTTACCGCGTGCAGGCTACGGGCGATCTCGACGCGCCAAACGACAAGCCCATGCTCGAAGCCGCAGCCAAATTCCGCATTGCGCCGCTCGCGACTCTCACGAATTTCAACGGCAATCGCTTTAACCCCGATCTCGCGCATGCGATTCTCCATTCTCCCGCGCTCATAAAGCGCGTGATCGACCAAGCGGTGCGCGTCTGCGAAGAGAAGGGCTACCGCGGCGTGAATGTCGACTTCGAGCACATGCACCCGGGCGATCGCGCCGCCTACACGTCATTTATCCGCGCGCTGGGCAATGCGTTGCGCCCGCGAGGATGGAGCCTTTCCGTGGCGCTCGGCCCCAAGTCGTCGGACGAACCGGACGCGCCGTGGATGGGCGCCTTCGACTACGCGGCACTCGGCGACGAAGTGGACTTTGTCATGCTCATGACGTACGAGTGGGGATGGGTCGGCGGACCGCCCATGCCCGTGGCCCCGGCCGACCGCGTGGAATCGGTGCTCGAGTACGCCACGGGCGCAATCGACCCGAAGAAAATCCTGATGGGTATGTCACTTTACGGTTTAAGTCGTCGATGA
- a CDS encoding amino acid permease has translation MSLDRALGEEKTRPAYILSPREVGLRRDLRSRHLSMIAIGGAIGTGVFVASGSSISTAGPGGALLAYILVGIMVYFVMTSLGEMATFMPIAGSFEQYATRFVDPALGFALGWNYWYTWTVTLPAELAAGAMVMRYWFPHVPAIVWSATFLALLFLLNVVSVKGYGEGEYWFAGIKVITIVAFIVVGLAMIFGILDGHPVGWHVFMTGGTPFHGGWIGFLSTVMVAGFAFQGTELVGLAAGESDHPERNVPRAIRTVFWRILLFYVLAIFVIGMLIPYTDPNLLNASVNNVAISPFTLVFRRAGFAFAAGVMNAVILTAVLSAGNSSLYASSRMLWALACEGKAPKVFAKVNRHGVPMNALYVNTAIGFVAFLSSIVGNGAIYTWMLNAASLTGFLAWLGIAVSHYRFRKAYVAQGRSLDDLAYRAKWYPFGPLFAAALCAVVIIGQDTSVFTGGKIDWMGVVATYIGIPLFVVLWLGYKWIKKTKVIPLTEVQFEE, from the coding sequence TTGAGCCTAGATCGCGCATTGGGGGAGGAAAAGACCCGTCCCGCGTACATCCTCTCGCCACGAGAGGTGGGCTTGCGCCGCGACCTGCGATCGCGCCATCTGTCGATGATCGCCATCGGCGGCGCCATCGGCACGGGTGTGTTCGTCGCGAGCGGATCGTCCATCTCCACCGCCGGACCGGGCGGTGCGCTGCTCGCGTACATCCTCGTTGGCATCATGGTGTACTTCGTGATGACCAGTCTGGGCGAGATGGCGACCTTCATGCCGATTGCCGGGTCGTTCGAACAGTATGCCACGCGCTTCGTAGATCCGGCGCTCGGCTTCGCCCTGGGCTGGAACTACTGGTACACCTGGACGGTGACGTTGCCCGCGGAGCTCGCGGCCGGCGCCATGGTCATGAGGTACTGGTTCCCGCATGTGCCTGCCATCGTGTGGAGCGCTACATTTTTGGCCCTCCTGTTCCTACTCAACGTGGTGAGCGTGAAGGGCTACGGCGAAGGCGAGTACTGGTTTGCGGGCATCAAGGTCATCACCATCGTCGCGTTCATCGTCGTGGGTCTCGCGATGATCTTCGGGATTCTCGACGGGCATCCGGTCGGCTGGCACGTGTTCATGACGGGTGGCACGCCCTTTCACGGAGGGTGGATCGGCTTTTTGAGCACGGTGATGGTCGCCGGCTTCGCGTTCCAAGGCACGGAGCTCGTCGGGCTCGCCGCGGGCGAGAGCGATCACCCGGAGCGCAACGTGCCGCGCGCCATCCGCACCGTGTTCTGGCGCATCCTGCTCTTTTACGTGCTGGCCATCTTCGTCATTGGCATGCTCATCCCGTACACGGATCCGAATCTGCTGAACGCGAGCGTGAATAACGTGGCCATTAGCCCGTTCACCCTCGTGTTTCGCCGGGCCGGCTTCGCGTTTGCGGCCGGCGTCATGAATGCGGTCATCCTGACTGCCGTACTTTCGGCTGGCAACTCGTCGCTGTACGCGTCGAGCCGCATGCTCTGGGCGCTCGCGTGCGAGGGGAAGGCGCCGAAGGTGTTCGCCAAGGTCAACCGCCACGGCGTTCCGATGAACGCGCTCTATGTCAACACCGCCATCGGCTTCGTCGCGTTTTTGTCGTCCATCGTCGGAAATGGCGCGATTTATACGTGGATGCTGAACGCCGCGAGCCTGACGGGCTTTCTCGCGTGGCTCGGCATTGCCGTGAGCCACTACCGCTTCCGCAAGGCGTACGTGGCACAGGGCCGTTCTCTTGACGATCTCGCCTACCGCGCGAAGTGGTATCCGTTTGGTCCGCTGTTCGCTGCGGCGCTTTGCGCAGTGGTCATTATCGGCCAGGACACGAGCGTGTTTACGGGCGGAAAGATCGACTGGATGGGCGTAGTCGCGACGTACATCGGCATTCCGCTGTTCGTGGTGCTGTGGCTCGGCTACAAGTGGATCAAGAAGACCAAGGTGATTCCGCTCACAGAGGTCCAGTTTGAGGAGTGA
- a CDS encoding SpoIID/LytB domain-containing protein, with protein MSGFRRFAFALAGAALVAGWSIAPPVHAQTIFNTPYPTVIRVAIRAYNNPTAPILYVQTLGFEEYCEDVLPNEWVPSWNEEALKAGAIAVKMFAWYWTLHPRTENGWTYDVDNTTNYQTFKYLSGQYKTDLAIQQTWNMVFVPPDGSIKPLEYRQGSAHRPGYAYIGTYIMSQWGTEYWAKVAKLPFTQILSLFYPGYQLRWV; from the coding sequence ATGAGCGGGTTTCGACGCTTCGCCTTTGCGCTGGCAGGGGCCGCGCTCGTCGCCGGATGGTCCATCGCACCGCCCGTGCACGCGCAAACCATCTTCAACACGCCGTATCCCACGGTCATCCGTGTGGCCATCCGGGCCTACAACAATCCCACCGCGCCCATCTTGTACGTGCAGACGCTGGGATTTGAGGAGTACTGCGAAGATGTGCTTCCCAACGAGTGGGTTCCCAGTTGGAACGAAGAGGCGCTCAAGGCTGGCGCGATTGCGGTCAAGATGTTCGCCTGGTACTGGACGCTCCATCCACGGACCGAAAACGGATGGACGTACGACGTGGACAACACAACCAACTACCAGACGTTTAAATACCTGAGTGGCCAGTACAAGACGGACCTAGCCATCCAGCAGACGTGGAACATGGTCTTCGTGCCCCCAGACGGCTCCATCAAGCCGCTGGAGTATCGGCAGGGCTCCGCGCACCGCCCGGGCTACGCGTACATCGGGACGTACATCATGTCGCAATGGGGTACCGAGTACTGGGCGAAAGTGGCCAAGCTCCCCTTCACCCAGATCCTGAGCCTTTTCTACCCCGGATATCAACTGCGATGGGTGTGA
- a CDS encoding putative iron-sulfur cluster-binding metallochaperone, producing the protein MAVMLCPACHEPARRVALRTVKAMLTGAALRRLRPDDDFHFCASPGCNVVYFASDQVFRVADVRQRVFQKDASADAPVCYCFDWTRESLIAAVHRGVRPDEDIEEQVRERRCACDLRNPQGACCLGNVKAILASARARS; encoded by the coding sequence ATGGCAGTCATGCTTTGTCCCGCGTGTCATGAACCGGCACGCCGGGTCGCGCTTCGCACCGTCAAGGCGATGCTCACGGGCGCTGCGCTCCGCCGACTCCGGCCGGATGACGATTTTCACTTTTGCGCATCCCCTGGCTGCAATGTCGTGTATTTCGCATCGGATCAGGTCTTTCGTGTCGCGGATGTCAGGCAACGCGTGTTTCAAAAGGACGCGTCAGCGGACGCGCCCGTGTGCTATTGCTTCGATTGGACGCGCGAGTCGCTCATCGCGGCGGTCCATCGCGGCGTTCGTCCAGACGAGGATATCGAAGAACAGGTGCGCGAGCGCCGATGCGCCTGTGATCTCCGTAATCCGCAAGGCGCCTGCTGCCTCGGCAATGTGAAGGCTATTCTCGCGAGCGCTCGCGCGCGTTCGTAG